Proteins co-encoded in one Candidatus Melainabacteria bacterium RIFOXYA2_FULL_32_9 genomic window:
- a CDS encoding modified peptide precursor CbpA: MKNQKRQSKIIATRKSCSAEGTGLSHYILMDKGAKK, translated from the coding sequence ATGAAAAATCAAAAAAGACAATCTAAGATCATTGCTACCCGTAAAAGCTGTTCAGCTGAAGGTACAGGTCTTTCACATTATATTCTAATGGACAAAGGAGCTAAGAAATAA
- a CDS encoding ribonucleotide-diphosphate reductase subunit alpha (Catalyzes the rate-limiting step in dNTP synthesis), with the protein MTSYLSEAVALTENARTVLAKRYLRRDNDGIPIEAPEDMFWRVARTIADADSFHGKDGTQINKIAEDFYKLMTNLYFMPNSPTLMNAGRELGQLSACFVLPIDDSLDAIFEAVKNTALIHKSGGGTGFSFSRLRPRNDIVRSTMGVSSGPVSFLEVFNAATEAVKQGGTRRGANMAILRIDHPDILEFINAKYEGHKLNNFNISVGITNEFMEAVLHDEYYDLIHPNTKKSVKQLKAKEVFDVIVDHAWRNGEPGIVFLDRINADNPTPKLGQIESTNPCGEVPLLPYEACNLGSINLGRMVKYNEENQPEVDWGKLEYITKLSTHFLDNVITMNNFPLPQIEEMVRNNRKIGLGVMGWADLLMAMNIPYNAEEGTQLARQVMEFIDYHSKVKSVELAQERGKFLNFEGSIYDGNEFLYEKYKGKSAGIISGEDWKELDAKIQKFGIRNATTTCIAPTGTISMIAGASGGVEPLFALTFVRKVMDGTELLEVNPIFKDVAEEKDFYSEELMKQIATKGTIHGIESIPEDVQEVFVTAHDITPEWHVKMQAAFQLHTDNAVSKTVNFTEEGTREEIAETYYLAYKSDLKGITVYRNNSRSYQPMSIEVKGDNKDQSSESDQAKYSEIAAKNAVTPRQRPNLTYGLTDKIQTGCGPLYVTINVDEEGLCEVFARMGKSGGCATSQAEATGRMISLALRAGVDITSIIGQLKGIRCPAPAVGKGGVILSCSDAISKVLERNLEKALGALSINGDAEYSEISYSQSSKADLGICPECPECGQMLEFSEGCVLCKNCGFSRCS; encoded by the coding sequence GTGACATCGTATTTATCTGAAGCAGTCGCATTAACTGAAAATGCAAGAACGGTCCTGGCAAAAAGATACTTAAGAAGGGACAACGATGGTATCCCTATAGAAGCGCCAGAAGATATGTTTTGGAGAGTAGCTCGTACAATTGCAGATGCAGATTCTTTCCATGGGAAAGACGGTACACAGATAAACAAAATAGCTGAAGATTTTTATAAGTTAATGACAAATCTCTATTTCATGCCAAACAGCCCGACATTAATGAATGCCGGAAGAGAGTTAGGTCAGCTTTCAGCTTGCTTTGTTTTACCGATTGATGACTCGCTTGATGCTATTTTTGAAGCAGTAAAAAATACAGCATTAATTCATAAAAGTGGTGGTGGAACAGGTTTTTCATTTTCAAGGCTAAGACCAAGAAATGATATTGTAAGATCTACAATGGGTGTTTCTTCCGGACCTGTATCTTTCCTCGAAGTGTTTAATGCTGCTACTGAAGCTGTAAAACAGGGTGGAACAAGACGTGGTGCTAATATGGCGATCTTAAGAATTGATCATCCTGATATTTTAGAATTCATTAATGCTAAATATGAAGGACATAAATTAAATAACTTTAATATTTCTGTTGGTATTACCAACGAATTTATGGAAGCCGTTTTACACGATGAATATTATGATTTAATTCATCCTAATACCAAAAAGTCTGTAAAACAGCTTAAAGCTAAAGAAGTTTTTGATGTTATAGTAGATCATGCTTGGAGGAATGGTGAACCTGGTATTGTTTTCCTTGATAGAATCAATGCTGATAACCCAACTCCTAAATTAGGCCAAATTGAATCTACAAATCCCTGCGGTGAAGTCCCATTATTACCTTATGAAGCTTGTAATCTTGGCTCAATTAACCTCGGTAGAATGGTTAAATATAATGAAGAAAACCAGCCTGAAGTGGATTGGGGTAAATTAGAGTATATAACCAAATTATCTACCCATTTCCTTGATAACGTAATTACTATGAATAACTTCCCGTTACCTCAAATTGAGGAAATGGTTAGAAATAATAGAAAAATTGGTCTTGGAGTTATGGGTTGGGCTGATCTTCTTATGGCTATGAATATTCCATATAACGCTGAAGAAGGTACTCAACTTGCAAGACAGGTTATGGAATTTATTGATTATCATTCCAAAGTAAAATCAGTAGAACTTGCTCAGGAAAGAGGTAAATTTCTTAACTTTGAAGGTAGTATTTATGATGGGAATGAGTTTCTCTATGAGAAATATAAAGGAAAATCCGCTGGCATTATTTCTGGTGAAGACTGGAAAGAACTTGATGCAAAGATTCAAAAATTCGGTATAAGAAATGCTACAACTACATGTATTGCTCCAACTGGAACAATTAGTATGATAGCAGGAGCTTCTGGTGGTGTTGAACCTTTATTTGCATTGACATTTGTTAGAAAAGTAATGGATGGTACTGAGTTACTTGAAGTTAATCCTATATTCAAGGATGTTGCCGAAGAAAAAGATTTCTACAGTGAAGAGTTAATGAAGCAAATCGCTACTAAAGGAACAATTCATGGAATAGAAAGTATTCCTGAAGATGTGCAAGAGGTTTTTGTAACTGCTCATGATATTACTCCTGAATGGCACGTTAAAATGCAGGCAGCTTTTCAATTACACACTGATAATGCTGTTTCTAAGACAGTAAATTTCACAGAAGAAGGAACACGAGAAGAAATTGCAGAAACATATTACCTTGCTTATAAGTCAGACTTAAAAGGAATAACAGTTTATAGAAATAATAGTCGTTCTTATCAGCCTATGAGTATTGAGGTTAAAGGTGATAATAAAGACCAATCTTCTGAAAGTGATCAAGCTAAGTATTCAGAAATTGCTGCAAAAAATGCTGTTACTCCAAGGCAAAGACCTAATTTAACATACGGTCTTACTGATAAGATACAAACAGGTTGTGGTCCTCTTTATGTAACTATTAATGTTGATGAAGAAGGATTATGTGAAGTATTTGCCAGAATGGGTAAGTCCGGTGGATGTGCAACCAGTCAGGCTGAAGCTACAGGAAGAATGATATCTCTTGCTTTAAGAGCAGGCGTTGATATTACCTCAATAATAGGTCAATTAAAAGGTATCAGATGTCCTGCACCGGCTGTTGGAAAAGGTGGGGTAATACTTTCCTGCTCAGATGCGATTAGTAAAGTATTAGAACGCAACCTTGAAAAAGCTTTAGGTGCTTTATCTATAAACGGTGATGCAGAATATAGTGAAATATCTTATTCACAAAGCTCAAAGGCTGATTTAGGGATATGTCCTGAATGTCCTGAATGTGGTCAAATGTTAGAATTCAGTGAAGGATGTGTTCTCTGTAAGAATTGTGGTTTTTCAAGATGTAGTTAG